Proteins encoded by one window of Arachis ipaensis cultivar K30076 chromosome B04, Araip1.1, whole genome shotgun sequence:
- the LOC107635173 gene encoding calreticulin-3, with protein MANNNALAGLKNLALFCFVLIHVSVSVSEIIFEERFDDGWKGRWVTSDWKKSEGKAGSFKHTAGEWSGDPDDKGIQTSHDAKHFAISAKIPEFTNKNRTLVLQYSIKFEQDIECGGGYIKLLSGFVNQKKFGGDTPYSLMFGPDICGTDTKKLHVILSYQGQNYPIKKDLQCETDKLSHFYTFILRPDASYSVLIDNRERDSGSMYTDWDILPPRKLRDTKAKKPKDWDEREFIEDPDDVKPEGYDSIPAEIPDPNAREPENWDEEEDGIWRPPKIPNPAYKGPWKRKKIKNPNYQGKWKTPWIDNPEFEDDPDLYVLKPIKYVGIEVWQVKGGSVFDNVLICDDPDYARQVVDEVFANREIEKEAFEEAEKVRKAKEEEEAQRAREEGERRRRERGHDRRYRDRYKDKYRRHRRYDYDHDEL; from the exons ATGGCTAATAATAATGCATTAGCTGGGTTAAAGAACCTTGCTTTGTTTTGCTTTGTTCTGATACatgtttctgtttctgtttctgaAATCATTTTTGAAGAGCGCTTTGATG atggaTGGAAAGGTCGCTGGGTGACATCCGATTGGAAAAAAAGCGAAGGAAAAGCCGGTTCGTTCAAGCACACGGCTGGAGAATGGTCGGGAGACCCAGATGACAAAG GCATTCAAACATCTCATGATGCCAAACACTTTGCCATCTCTGCAAAGATACCAGAATTCACCAACAAGAACAGAACATTGGTCCTCCAATATTCTATAAAATTTGAACAAGATATCGAGTGTGGTGGCGGTTACATAAAGCTGCTCTCTGGTTTTGTCAATCAGAAGAAGTTCGGCGGCGATACTCCTTACAG CTTAATGTTTGGACCAGATATATGTGGAACAGACACAAAGAAGCTCCATGTCATACTCTCATACCAGGGTCAAAACTATCCCATCAAGAAGGACCTGCAATGTGAAACTGACAAGTTAAGTCATTTCTACACATTCATTCTTAGGCCGGATGCGTCATACAGCGTCTTGATTGATAATAGAGAGAGAGATTCAGGAAGCATGTATACAGATTGGGACATTCTTCCACCACGGAAACTCCGAGATACCAAGGCGAAAAAG CCTAAAGACTGGGACGAAAGGGAATTCATTGAAGACCCTGATGATGTCAAACCTGAG GGATATGATTCAATCCCAGCTGAAATTCCTGATCCAAATGCTAGAGAG CCTGAAAACTGGGATGAAGAGGAAGATGGTATCTGGAGGCCACCAAAGATACCGAATCCAGCATACAAAGGACCATGGAAAAGAAAG AAAATCAAGAACCCTAACTACCAAGGGAAGTGGAAAACTCCATGGATAGATAATCCAG AGTTTGAAGATGATCCTGATCTTTATGTACTTAAGCCTATCAAGTATGTTGGCATCGAAGTTTGGCAG GTGAAAGGTGGTTCAGTTTTCGACAACGTTTTGATTTGTGATGATCCTGATTATGCAAGACAAGTTGTTGATGAAGTTTTTGCCAATAGAGAG ATTGAGAAGGAGGCTTttgaggaagcagaaaaagtgaGAAAAGCCAAAGAGGAAGAG GAGGCTCAAAGAGCAAGAGAAGAAGGCGAGAGGCGCAGGCGAGAGAGGGGCCATGATCGACGATACCGGGACAGATATAAAGACAAATACAGAAGG CATCGCCGTTATGACTACGATCAT GATGAGCTCTGA
- the LOC107635172 gene encoding acyl carrier protein 2, mitochondrial, whose amino-acid sequence MAARRVAGLPLMKYLRVQVNSLPNHASPLRVAPTVLLRRFSEEVRGCFLDKSEVTDRVISCVKNFQKVDPSKVTPNAHFQNDLGLDSLDSVEIVMALEEEFGFEIPDNEADKINSIQLAVDFIASHPQAK is encoded by the exons ATGGCGGCGAGGAGAGTAGCTGGTTTGCCTCTCATGAAGTACCTCAGAGTTCAGGTTAACTCTCTTCCCAACCACGCTTCTCCTTTGAGGGTGGCACCCACCGTGTTGCTCCGCCGCTTCTCCGAGGAAGTTAGGGGCTGCTTCCTCGACAAGTCCGAGGTCACCGATCGCGTCATCTCCTGCGTCAAAAACTTCCAGAAAGTCGATCCTTCCAAG GTCACCCCAAATGCTCATTTCCAAAATGATCTTGGATTGGACAGTCTGGATTCAGTGGAGATCGTGATGGCACTTGAGGAAGAGTTTGGGTTTGAAATTCCCGATAATGAAGCTGACAAGATCAACTCAATCCAACTTGCGGTTGACTTCATTGCATCTCATCCTCAGGCAAAGTAG
- the LOC107635174 gene encoding ER membrane protein complex subunit 10, which produces MSSLRFFILSLTLSLCFAFQSDELLLDDDEFGLEGGNQQPPRSDPHFPSPSTPAPRKRFTESSSSDSKIQFSLHHAFGDSDFSDAGNFSARLKTWSHGGQTLTKLRFSRNPLTEEEQKKFQELLQTDDFYRIRLPSNVLSPPGRDYIISSVKARCLPGEGLEEHFVIHTEGVNILAVNYGAPGACPYPRQLKRPARWSFKSHTILKNSEQAPRTPIFAEDVLGGEEGEGELVKPVERSFWAKYWMYLIPLGLIVMNAITQAMNMAEEQVGGQGGAPGQQQPGSAGQRGSNAGVRRR; this is translated from the exons ATGTCTTCGCTTCGCTTTTTCATTCTctcactcactctctctctttgcTTCGCTTTCCAATCCGACGAGCTCCTCCTCGACGACGATGAATTCGGCCTCGAAGGCGGTAACCAACAACCGCCGCGCTCCGATCCTCACTTCCCCTCCCCTTCCACCCCCGCTCCTCGCAAGAGGTTCACCGAATCTTCCTCCTCCGATTCTAAGATACAGTTCTCCCTCCACCACGCCTTCGGCGACTCCGATTTCTCCGACGCCGGCAACTTCTCTGCTCGCCTCAAGACTTGGAGTCACGGCGGCCAG ACACTGACGAAGTTGCGGTTTTCGCGGAATCCATTGACTGAAGAGGAGCAGAAGAAATTTCAA GAGCTGTTGCAAACAGATGATTTCTATAGGATAAGACTTCCATCCAATGTTTTGAGCCCTCCAGGCAGGGATTATATTATTTCTTCAGTGAAAGCT CGATGTCTTCCTGGGGAGGGATTGGAAGAGCATTTTGTAATTCATACG gAAGGTGTTAACATCTTGGCTGTCAATTATGGTGCCCCTGGGGCTTGCCCTTATCCCCGGCAACTGAAGCGT CCTGCGAGGTGGTCTTTCAAGTCTCACACTATTTTGAAGAATAGTGAACAAGCACCAAG AACTCCAATATTTGCTGAAGACGTGCTTGGTGGGGAAGAGGGAGAAGGTGAACTTGTAAAGCCAGTAGAGAGGTCCTTTTGGGCTAAATAT TGGATGTACTTGATCCCTCTTGGACTCATTGTAATGAATGCCATTACACAAGCAATGAATATGGCTGAGGAACAAGTGGGTGGGCAAGGTGGTGCTCCAGGACAGCAGCAGCCAGGATCTGCAGGACAGCGTGGATCAAACGCTGGTGTGCGGAGAAGATGA
- the LOC107637189 gene encoding F-box protein SKIP23-like → MVEFDRWSDIHQDLFNEITKRLYSYDNYIQLRLVCKQWNLKLPKIPDGNKVPWLVLSTGSAAKESFEEEAHALEQEVRAPEDEGILDARSLEEKGIYHLMLPDMQDNIMYGSYHGWLIIVMVHEGTVRILNPFTKVHLDLPPVSTLPNVININGDECTLGYKGDMITQNTIFVHQSQIWKAIINSAPNNDNDSDFIAVVIYGLFLELAFYMPNENRWIRFPTKDLDDVHDVIFFEEKIFAVDGNGQLYEFDTRTKSGPVGGKHEATPPPSNVGMLNCYYYLIGGDNGSLLMLVKGARYRYYMKNQKRFCECKTVKFDIYELRKNEKTWSRIHSLRNYILVIGLNSSVKILPSNFLNCKGNQIYFTDDMHDRREVYFENITPPSQIGIFDLEDGSYQTFLTDVDFFYYRPIWILP, encoded by the coding sequence ATGGTTGAATTTGATCGATGGTCAGACATTCATCAAGATTTGTTTAACGAAATTACTAAGCGGTTGTATTCATATGACAATTACATTCAACTTCGATTGGTGTGTAAGCAATGGAACTTGAAACTTCCAAAGATTCCTGATGGCAACAAAGTTCCGTGGCTGGTACTATCTACTGGCAGTGCTGCTAAAGAATCTTTCGAAGAAGAAGCTCATGCTCTTGAACAAGAAGTTCGTGCTCCCGAGGATGAAGGAATTCTTGACGCTCGTAGTCTGGAAGAGAAGGGGATTTACCACCTCATGTTACCAGATATGCAAGACAACATCATGTATGGTTCTTATCATGGATGGTTGATCATTGTAATGGTACATGAAGGTACCGTAAGAATCCTAAATCCATTTACAAAGGTTCACTTGGATCTTCCTCCAGTTTCAACTCTTCCAAATGTAATTAATATTAATGGGGATGAATGTACTCTGGGTTATAAGGGCGACATGATCACTCAAAATACCATTTTCGTGCATCAAAGCCAAATTTGGAAGGCTATTATAAATTCAGCTCCTAACAATGACAATGACAGTGATTTTATAGCAGTGGTCATATATGGATTATTCCTAGAATTGGCCTTTTACATGCCAAACGAGAATAGATGGATTAGATTTCCAACAAAAGATCTAGACGACGTTCATGATGTCATATTTTTTGAAGAGAAAATATTTGCGGTAGACGGTAATGGCCAACTATATGAATTTGATACAAGAACAAAGTCAGGACCAGTAGGAGGAAAACATGAAGCCACACCACCTCCATCCAATGTAGGAATGCTTAATTGTTATTACTATCTGATTGGAGGTGATAATGGAAGTTTATTGATGCTGGTAAAAGGGGCAAGATATAGGTATTACATGAAGAATCAAAAGCGGTTCTGCGAGTGCAAAACTGTCAAATTTGATATCTATGAATTGAGGAAAAATGAGAAAACATGGTCAAGAATACACAGTTTGAGAAATTACATACTAGTAATTGGACTCAATTCTTCTGTTAAAATACTGCCAAGCAATTTTTTGAATTGCAAAGGAAATCAAATCTACTTTACAGATGACATGCATGACAGACGTGAAGTGTACTTTGAAAACATTACTCCCCCTTCTCAGATTGGCATCTTCGATTTGGAAGATGGGAGTTACCAAACATTCTTAACAGATGTGGACTTTTTTTATTATCGTCCTATTTGGATATTACCCTAG